A single Pirellulaceae bacterium DNA region contains:
- a CDS encoding ABC transporter permease, translating to MSFWDTFRIALRALRKNKLRASLTVLGVVIGIAAVTTMVSIGQSASALVQGQFEALGTNVIVVMPEFQRRGGVRQSATVTLTAADSREIALQCDDVLASSPLVTTMGQVIYGNANWSPNEMFGVGADYLTVRNWPIAAGGFFTEDDIKANAKVCVIGHTVVTKLFQTANPLDRMIRVRNIPFRVIGVLEKKGVDMVGNDKDNVVLMPYTTVRKRLQGSNFDDVNAIMLSASSPSRMAEATSQVEQLLFERHSITLGKPADFRVQNTTEIAQTLGVITGTMTLLLSAIAGISLLVGGVGIMNIMLVSVTERTKEIGIRMAVGARGGDILRQFLVEAVVLSSIGGLIGVLLGTSASIGTTMIINRFTVGEDWPVIISAQAAVIAMLFAAAVGVFFGFYPARRASRLDPIEALRYE from the coding sequence ATGTCGTTTTGGGATACCTTCCGCATCGCTCTTCGAGCACTCCGAAAAAACAAGCTGCGTGCCAGCTTGACTGTGCTGGGAGTAGTCATCGGTATTGCTGCGGTCACCACCATGGTTTCAATTGGCCAAAGTGCCAGCGCACTGGTGCAGGGGCAGTTTGAGGCGCTGGGTACCAACGTGATTGTGGTCATGCCAGAATTCCAGCGACGCGGCGGCGTTCGGCAATCTGCCACCGTGACGCTGACCGCCGCCGATAGTCGCGAGATTGCACTTCAGTGCGACGATGTTCTGGCTTCGTCGCCGCTGGTCACCACCATGGGTCAAGTCATCTACGGCAATGCCAATTGGAGCCCCAATGAAATGTTCGGCGTAGGTGCCGACTATTTGACGGTTAGAAACTGGCCAATTGCAGCCGGTGGCTTTTTCACTGAAGACGATATCAAAGCCAACGCCAAAGTGTGTGTCATTGGCCATACGGTGGTGACTAAACTGTTTCAAACCGCCAATCCTCTGGATCGAATGATTCGCGTCCGCAATATCCCGTTCCGGGTCATCGGCGTCTTAGAGAAAAAGGGCGTAGATATGGTGGGCAATGATAAAGACAATGTTGTGTTGATGCCCTACACAACCGTCCGCAAGCGACTGCAAGGGTCGAATTTCGATGATGTCAACGCGATTATGCTTTCCGCCTCGTCGCCCTCGCGTATGGCCGAGGCCACCAGCCAGGTTGAACAGTTGCTATTCGAGCGGCATTCAATCACTCTGGGCAAGCCGGCCGACTTCCGGGTGCAGAACACAACGGAAATCGCTCAAACGCTGGGCGTGATTACTGGGACGATGACGCTGCTGCTGTCAGCCATCGCCGGCATTTCTCTGTTGGTGGGTGGTGTGGGTATCATGAATATTATGCTGGTGTCCGTTACCGAGCGTACCAAAGAGATCGGCATACGCATGGCCGTGGGCGCACGCGGTGGCGATATACTGCGACAATTCCTGGTCGAAGCGGTCGTGCTCAGTTCCATCGGCGGATTGATTGGCGTACTGCTAGGCACGAGTGCTTCGATCGGCACAACGATGATTATCAATCGCTTTACGGTAGGCGAGGACTGGCCGGTAATCATTTCGGCACAGGCCGCCGTGATCGCTATGCTGTTTGCCGCGGCAGTGGGCGTGTTTTTCGGCTTTTACCCGGCTCGCCGAGCCAGCCGATTGGATCCGATCGAAGCCCTGCGCTACGAATAG
- a CDS encoding efflux RND transporter periplasmic adaptor subunit, with product MRLLVKLLIGLLVLAGIGWAGYSPTMNYWRERNRPQFETSQIIRGDARRVITSTGKIEPVLKVSVGAFVSGPITELYVDFNHEVKKGDMLAKVDPMLYQAAVDRDQALLITRQAEVNRVQAQLLLAKNNLQRGERLREKNQKYLSDREFDALRAEFNALEASLKVAEASVKQAEAQLKNSQTNLDYCDITSPVDGVILERKIDPGQTLASQFQTPVLFIVAPDLREKLFVYASVDESDIGLIRQAAELKLPVTFNVDAYPGELFQGTIEQIRFSATEVQNVITYPVVVSAANPELKLLPSMTAQISFEVDSQDNVLKIPNAALRYYPENPRLVRQQDRKLLDGSQWAGRRRSERSEEANQEPPTLSAQEKAESQQKDSRRHVWVERDGILQAIEVQVGFSDSRYTVVTSGDVQEGTPLVTGIKKPT from the coding sequence ATGCGGCTTCTTGTAAAATTGTTGATTGGACTGCTCGTGCTAGCTGGAATTGGCTGGGCAGGATATAGCCCTACTATGAACTATTGGCGTGAGCGCAATCGCCCGCAATTCGAAACCTCCCAGATCATTCGCGGAGACGCCCGGCGCGTGATTACTTCTACTGGCAAGATTGAGCCGGTGCTTAAAGTTTCCGTGGGTGCGTTCGTTTCAGGTCCGATCACGGAGTTATACGTCGATTTTAATCACGAGGTGAAGAAGGGAGACATGCTGGCCAAGGTCGATCCCATGCTCTATCAGGCCGCAGTCGACCGTGACCAAGCTTTACTGATCACACGCCAAGCCGAGGTCAATCGAGTTCAAGCTCAATTGCTATTGGCAAAAAACAATTTACAGCGCGGTGAGCGACTGCGAGAGAAGAATCAAAAATACCTATCGGACCGCGAGTTCGATGCGTTGCGAGCAGAATTTAACGCACTGGAGGCATCGCTGAAGGTTGCCGAAGCTTCTGTCAAGCAGGCCGAAGCGCAGCTGAAAAACTCCCAAACTAATCTCGACTACTGTGATATCACCTCTCCGGTTGACGGTGTCATTTTGGAACGCAAGATCGATCCTGGGCAGACTTTGGCATCGCAGTTTCAGACCCCAGTACTGTTTATTGTCGCTCCAGATCTGCGCGAAAAACTATTTGTGTACGCGTCGGTAGATGAATCCGATATCGGTTTGATTCGCCAAGCTGCTGAACTGAAACTGCCTGTTACGTTTAACGTCGACGCCTATCCGGGCGAACTATTTCAAGGCACTATCGAACAGATTCGCTTCAGTGCCACCGAGGTGCAAAACGTCATTACCTATCCCGTGGTCGTGTCGGCAGCTAACCCCGAACTCAAACTGTTGCCAAGTATGACAGCTCAGATTTCATTCGAAGTCGATTCGCAAGACAACGTCCTGAAGATTCCCAACGCTGCCTTGCGATACTATCCGGAGAATCCGCGATTGGTTCGCCAGCAAGATCGCAAGTTGCTCGACGGCTCTCAGTGGGCTGGTCGGCGGCGATCGGAGCGTTCCGAAGAGGCCAACCAAGAGCCGCCTACGCTTTCGGCCCAAGAAAAGGCTGAATCGCAGCAGAAGGATAGCCGACGTCACGTATGGGTTGAGCGTGATGGAATCCTGCAGGCCATTGAAGTCCAAGTTGGATTTTCCGACAGCCGCTATACTGTGGTCACTTCCGGCGACGTCCAGGAAGGCACACCGCTGGTGACAGGCATCAAAAAGCCGACGTGA
- a CDS encoding glycerophosphodiester phosphodiesterase has translation MSTKDSANSDSRVTRHQTLVFGHRGASRDAPENTLAAFRLAWQQSADGVEGDFHFTADGQIVCIHDYDTQRTGGRSLIVAESSLAELRDLEYGSWKAARFHGERLPLLSDIMRELPKDRWLVMELKTGPDIVPLLKAVLQAEDLPADRLLVIAFDEQTVQLSKRLLPNVAAHWLTDYRFDETSGQWHPTADEVISTLSRCGADGLGSEHRPNVVTDRFVGKLRAAGIDQFHIWTVDEPDWARYYRDLGAFAITSNCPGDLRQALAEPASQ, from the coding sequence ATGAGCACCAAGGATTCAGCCAATTCGGACTCGAGAGTAACTCGCCACCAGACTTTGGTATTTGGCCATCGAGGGGCTTCGCGGGATGCGCCAGAGAATACGCTGGCGGCATTCCGTCTGGCTTGGCAACAGTCAGCAGATGGTGTTGAAGGTGATTTCCATTTTACTGCAGACGGCCAGATCGTATGCATTCACGACTATGATACGCAGCGCACAGGTGGGCGTTCATTAATCGTTGCGGAATCTAGTTTGGCAGAACTGCGGGACTTGGAATATGGCAGTTGGAAGGCCGCTCGATTTCACGGCGAAAGGTTGCCGTTACTGAGCGACATCATGCGCGAATTGCCGAAGGATCGTTGGCTGGTCATGGAACTGAAGACTGGTCCTGACATCGTACCCTTATTAAAGGCTGTGCTGCAAGCTGAGGATCTCCCCGCTGATCGCTTGTTGGTCATTGCCTTTGACGAGCAGACCGTCCAACTTTCGAAACGCCTGTTGCCTAATGTTGCTGCACATTGGCTGACAGATTATCGGTTCGATGAGACGAGCGGACAGTGGCATCCGACTGCCGATGAGGTCATATCCACCCTTAGTCGTTGTGGGGCGGATGGACTGGGTTCGGAGCATCGCCCCAATGTGGTGACTGACCGGTTTGTCGGAAAACTGCGCGCCGCCGGGATCGACCAGTTCCATATTTGGACTGTGGATGAACCGGACTGGGCACGTTATTACCGAGACCTTGGGGCGTTTGCTATCACATCCAACTGTCCAGGCGATTTGCGGCAGGCTCTGGCAGAGCCGGCCAGTCAATAG
- a CDS encoding RNA polymerase sigma factor encodes MSDEQLMERFIRQQDRDCFEVLMRRYQFEVYNYLRRYLGNDHYAEDAFQATFLRVFLRGQQFDVTRRFRPWLYGIATHQAIDFQRSNQSARRMLSLDSSLSSHLDGISDIASQLADHREPSGREADLLEQREQIRAVLDELGEPGKSAVELVYLRGMAYRDAAQTLNVPVGTIKSRIHAAVRKLAAIWQRRYRKPSK; translated from the coding sequence ATGAGCGACGAACAACTCATGGAGCGGTTTATACGGCAACAGGACCGCGACTGTTTTGAAGTCCTGATGCGTCGCTATCAGTTTGAAGTCTACAACTATTTGCGGCGCTATCTTGGCAACGACCATTACGCTGAAGACGCATTCCAAGCAACCTTCCTGCGAGTCTTTTTGCGTGGACAGCAGTTCGATGTGACTCGACGATTCCGCCCCTGGTTGTATGGCATCGCCACCCACCAGGCGATCGACTTCCAACGCAGTAATCAGTCGGCTCGGCGGATGTTGAGCCTGGACAGTTCCCTTAGCTCGCATTTGGACGGTATATCCGACATCGCTAGCCAGCTTGCCGACCATCGTGAACCGAGTGGACGCGAGGCAGACCTTCTGGAGCAACGCGAGCAGATTCGGGCGGTGCTGGATGAGTTGGGCGAACCAGGAAAGAGTGCCGTAGAGTTGGTGTATTTGCGAGGCATGGCCTATCGCGATGCTGCCCAAACGCTAAACGTACCGGTTGGTACCATCAAAAGTCGCATTCATGCCGCCGTACGAAAACTTGCAGCCATTTGGCAACGTAGATACAGGAAGCCGAGCAAATGA